Proteins found in one Hemibagrus wyckioides isolate EC202008001 linkage group LG23, SWU_Hwy_1.0, whole genome shotgun sequence genomic segment:
- the zfx gene encoding zinc finger X-chromosomal protein encodes MDEDVTTLSPHSHQPNIIFHGSGGDGEAEEVAVELHETVLVSGVEDDGITVHGFSPDELVIQDAMGDVVAEYVQDNDEEEDEEGLSTIAVGTCVMSPGIALEDVLSSSQVQEDPDACENYLMISLEEPGKIVSDDDVKVTTEGTLEEQDDREKEDDDGQEVIKVYILKADSGDDDLGGTVDIGDADIEVDESVELMDPSALSDKMVLMPVGEAGQNQEDINVAKITDEVYMEVVVGGEEPANHQRPFDNTSLSKDFMPVAWAAAYSGQEAESCENRNGAASAVLHVEESDNMEKINHQRIKSKNKKHTETRHIQTAIIIGPYGQPLTVYPCMLCGKKFKSRGFLKRHTKNHHQDVISKKKYQCTDCEFTTNKKVSLHNHMESHKLSSKSAPFECETCGNEFHQQAALISHRLQHHYREPKLQIPPPATKMHSCKFCEYETAEQGLLNRHLLAVHSKNFPHICVECGKGFRHPSELKKHMRTHTGEKPYSCLYCSYKSADSSNLKTHVKTKHSKETPHKCERCFQTFADPEELQQHTLAHEEEAKSHQCMHCEHRSSNSSDLKRHVISVHTKEYPHKCDTCGKGFHRPSELKKHSAAHKAKKLHQCRHCSFRIADPFVLSRHILSSHTKETQQQTPFSDKKGLKKAFVLSAHGGKKVLAKVHRERRVYQCQYCDYSTGDASGFKRHVISIHTKDYPHRCDFCSKGFRRPSEKNQHIARHHKDMMASV; translated from the exons ATGGATGAAGATGTGACGACCCTCTCTCCCCATTCCCACCAGCCCAATATCATCTTCCATGGGTCAG GTGGGGATGGTGAAGCCGAGGAGGTAGCAGTGGAGCTACATGAGACGGTACTGGTTTCTGGAGTGGAGGATGATGGCATAACGGTGCATGGTTTTTCCCCTGATGAGTTGGTTATCCAGGATGCCATGGGAGACGTGGTGGCTGAGTATGTACAGGAcaatgatgaggaggaggatgaggaaggcCTAAGCACCATTGCCGTGGGGACATGTGTGATGTCACCTGGGATAGCTCTGGAGGATGTGCTAAGTTCCTCTCAGGTGCAGGAGGACCCAGACGCGTGTGAAAACTACCTCATGATTTCCT TGGAAGAACCTGGGAAGATTGTGTCAGATGATGATGTTAAAGTTACGACCGAGGGCACTTTAGAGGAGCAGGACGACAGGGAAAAGGAGGACGATGATGGTCAAGAGGTCATCAAGGTTTATATCCTGAAGGCTGACTCAGGAGATGACGACCTGG GTGGCACTGTGGACATTGGAGATGCTGATATTGAGGTGGACGAAAGTGTGGAGTTGATGGATCCATCTGCACTCAGTGATAAAATGGTCCTCATGCCTGTGGGAGAAGCCGGTCAGAATCAGGAAGACATTA atGTGGCTAAGATAACTGATGAAGTGTACATGGAAGTGGTGGTGGGAGGTGAGGAGCCCGCCAATCACCAGCGGCCATTTGATAACACCTCGCTTAGCAAGGACTTCATGCCTGTAGCTTGGGCAGCTGCTTATA GTGGGCAGGAGGCTGAGAGCTGTGAGAACAGGAATGGAGCAGCCAGCGCAGTGTTACACGTCGAAGAGTCTGACAATATGGAGAAAATCAACCACCAGCGAATCAAAAGCAAGAacaagaaacacacagagacgcgTCACATCCAGACAG CAATTATCATTGGTCCATATGGACAGCCTCTCACAGTGTATCCGTGCATGCTGTGTGGAAAGAAATTTAAATCGCGAGGTTTCCTGAAGCGTCACACCAAGAACCATCATCAGGATGTCATAAGCAAGAAGAAGTACCAGTGTACAGACTGTGAATTCACCACCAACAAGAAAGTCAGTCTCCACAACCACATGGAGAGCCACAAACTGAGCAGCAAGAGCGCACCGTTCGAGTGTGAAACGTGCGGCAATGAGTTCCACCAGCAGGCGGCACTTATCTCTCACCGGCTCCAGCACCATTACAGAGAGCCGAAGCTGCAGATTCCGCCGCCCGCTACAAAAATGCACAGCTGCAAGTTCTGCGAATATGAAACGGCCGAGCAGGGACTTCTTAACCGGCACTTACTGGCCGTACACAGCAAAAACTTCCCTCACATCTGTGTGGAGTGCGGGAAGGGCTTCCGGCACCCTTCTGAGCTCAAGAAGCACATGAGAACTCACACTGGGGAAAAGCCGTACTCGTGCCTGTACTGCAGCTACAAATCGGCCGACTCGTCCAACCTGAAGACGCACGTGAAGACGAAGCACAGCAAAGAGACGCCGCACAAGTGCGAGCGCTGCTTCCAGACCTTCGCCGATCCCGAGGAGCTCCAGCAGCACACGCTCGCGCACGAGGAGGAAGCCAAGAGCCACCAGTGCATGCACTGCGAGCATCGCAGCTCCAACTCCAGTGACCTAAAGCGCCATGTCATTTCCGTTCACACTAAAGAATATCCACATAAGTGCGACACGTGTGGAAAAGGCTTCCACCGGCCCTCTGAGCTCAAAAAGCACTCAGCCGCTCACAAGGCCAAAAAACTGCACCAGTGTCGCCACTGCAGCTTCAGGATCGCAGATCCGTTCGTGCTCAGCCGCCACATCCTGTCTAGCCACACCAAAGAAACGCAACAGCAAACGCCATTCTCGGACAAAAAAGGCCTGAAGAAGGCATTTGTTCTGAGTGCTCACGGAGGGAAAAAGGTTTTGGCCAAAGTGCACAGGGAGCGCAGGgtgtatcagtgtcagtattgcGATTACAGCACAGGAGACGCCTCTGGCTTTAAGAGACACGTCATCTCCATCCACACCAAGGATTACCCACATCGCTGCGATTTCTGCTCCAAGGGCTTCCGCAGACCATCTGAGAAAAACCAGCACATCGCACGCCATCACAAAGACATGATGGcatctgtgtga
- the eif2s3 gene encoding eukaryotic translation initiation factor 2 subunit 3 has protein sequence MAGDESGVTLGQPHLAKQDLSTLDVRTLTPLSPEIISRQATINIGTIGHVAHGKSTVVKAISGVHTVRFKNELERNITIKLGYANAKVYKLDDPSCPRPECYRSCGSSTPDEFPTDIPGTKGNFKLVRHVSFVDCPGHDILMATMLNGAAVMDAALLLIAGNESCPQPQTSEHLAAIEIMKLKHILILQNKIDLVKESQAKEQYEQILAFVQGTVAEGAPIIPISAQLKYNIEVVCEYIVKKIPVPIRDFTSEPRLIVIRSFDVNKPGCEVDDLKGGVAGGSILKGVLKVGQEIEVRPGIVSKDHEGKLMCKPIFSKIVSLFAEHNDLQYAAPGGLIGVGTKIDPTLCRADRMVGQVLGAVGALPEIFTELEISYFLLRRLLGVRTEGDKKAAKVQKLSKNEVLMVNIGSLSTGGRVSAVKADLAKIVLTNPVCTEVGEKIALSRRVEKHWRLIGWGQIRRGVTIPPTVDDD, from the exons ATGGCGGGTGATGAGTCCGGTGTAACGCTGGGGCAGCCTCATTTGGCTAAACAAGACCTCAGTACATTA gaTGTGCGCACATTGACCCCACTCTCACCAGAGATCATCAGCCGGCAAGCTACAATCAACATAG GAACTATTGGCCATGTGGCTCATGGAAAGTCAACAGTGGTGAAGGCAATTTCCGGCGTCCACACTGTCCGATTCAAGAACGAGCTGGAGAGAAACATCACTATCAAGTTGGGATATGCCAATGCTAAG GTGTATAAACTGGACGACCCAAGCTGCCCGAGACCCGAGTGTTACAGGTCGTGTGGCAGCAGCACTCCCGATGAGTTCCCTACAGACATTCCTGGCACAAAAGGCAACTTCAAACTAGTCAG ACATGTGTCCTTTGTCGATTGCCCGGGTCACGACATTTTGATGGCCACTATGCTGAACGGTGCCGCTGTGATGGACGCTGCGCTCCTTCTGATCG CCGGTAACGAGTCGTGCCCTCAGCCTCAGACTTCCGAACATCTGGCCGCTATCGAGATCATGAAGCTGAAGCACATCCTGATCCTGCAGAATAAAATCGACCTGGTGAAAGAGAGTCAAGCCAAAGAGCAGTATGAGCAGATCCTGGCTTTCGTGCAGG gcacAGTCGCAGAAGGCGCTCCCATCATCCCGATCTCGGCTCAGCTGAAGTACAACATCGAGGTGGTGTGTGAATACATCGTAAAGAAGATCCCCGTGCCTATCCGAGACTTCACCTCTGAGCCTAGGCTTATCG TAATTAGATCATTCGACGTGAATAAACCTGGCTGTGAGGTGGACGATCTGAAAGGAGGTGTAGCTGGAGGCAGTATCCTGAAAGGAGTGCTAAAG GTGGGACAGGAGATCGAAGTCAGACCCGGGATCGTTTCTAAGGACCATGAAGGGAAGCTCATGTGCAAACCAATTTTCTCCAAGATCGTCTCGCTGTTCGCGGAGCACAATGACCTCCAATATGCTGCACCTGGTGGccttattg GTGTCGGCACAAAAATTGACCCGACGCTATGCAGAGCGGACCGTATGGTCGGTCAGGTCCTAGGTGCTGTTGGAGCACTGCCTGAGATTTTCACCGAGCTCGAGATCTCCTACTTCTTGTTGAGGAGGCTGCTGGGTGTCCGTACTGAGGGTGACAAGAAAGCCGCAAAG GTCCAGAAGCTTTCGAAAAACGAGGTGTTGATGGTGAACATCGGCTCACTGTCAACGGGAGGCCGCGTGAGTGCAGTGAAAGCCGATTTGGCCAAAATTGTGCTCACTAACCCTGTCTGCACAGAGGTGGGCGAGAAGATCGCTCTGAGTCGCCGAGTGGAGAAACACTGGCG TCTAATCGGCTGGGGTCAAATCAGGAGAGGAGTGACCATCCCGCCCACAGTGGATGATGATTGA
- the klhl15 gene encoding kelch-like protein 15 isoform X2: MPVANQRCLMAGDVEVYLSQVHDGSVSSGFRALYEERLLLDVTLLIEEHHFQAHKALLATQSDYFRVMFTADMRERDQDKIHMKGLTAAGFGHVLRFMYYGSLELSMPTVQEILQAAMYVQLTEAVEFCCSFLLAKICLENCAEVMRLLDDFSVAVEGVQERLDAFLLENFVPLMARPDFLSYLSLEKLVVCLSSERLCRFPEIELYEAVQAWLRHDRRRWRHTDAVVQNLRFGLMTPTQVFEKVKTSEFYRYSRQLRQEVDQALNYFHSVNEQPLAETKSNRIRSVRPQTAVFRGMIGHSMVNSKILLLHRPKVWWELEGPQVPLRPDCLAIVNNFAFLLGGEELGPDGEFHASSKVYRYDPRQNSWLRMADMSVPRSEFAVGVIGKFIYAVAGRTRDETFYSTERYDIAEDKWEFVDPYPVNKYGHEGTVLNGKLYITGGITSSSTSKQVCVFDPEREGASEHRTRRNPILTNCWENKSKMNYARCFHKMISHNGKLYVFGGVCVILRASFESQGCPSTEVYNPETDEWTILASMPIGRSGHGVAVLDKQIMVLGGLCYNGHYSDSILTFDPEENKWKEDEYPRMPCKLDGLQVCSLHFPEYVLEHMKRCS, translated from the exons ATGCCCGTGGCCAATCAGAG GTGCTTAATGGCTGGGGACGTTGAGGTGTACCTGTCACAGGTGCATGATGGGAGCGTGTCCTCAGGCTTCCGAGCCTTGTACGAGGAACGCCTCTTGCTGGATGTGACCCTCCTGATAGAAGAACATCACTTCCAGGCCCACAAAGCCCTGTTGGCCACACAGAGTGACTACTTCCGGGTCATGTTTACGGCAGACATGCGCGAGCGAGACCAGGACAAGATCCACATGAAGGGGCTGACAGCGGCTGGCTTCGGCCACGTCCTTCGCTTCATGTATTATGGCTCATTGGAACTCAGCATGCCGACAGTGCAGGAGATTCTGCAGGCGGCCATGTATGTGCAGCTCACCGAGGCTGTAGAGTTCTGCTGTTCTTTCCTTTTGGCCAAAATTTGCCTGGAAAACTGTGCCGAGGTCATGAGGCTGCTGGATGATTTCAGTGTGGCAGTGGAGGGAGTGCAGGAGCGGCTGGACGCCTTCCTGCTGGAGAACTTTGTGCCTCTGATGGCCAGGCCTGACTTCTTGTCCTACCTAAGCTTGGAGAAGCTGGTGGTGTGCCTGAGTAGTGAGAGGTTGTGTCGGTTCCCGGAGATCGAGCTGTATGAGGCTGTCCAGGCCTGGCTGAGACATGACCGCCGGCGCTGGAGACACACGGATGCTGTGGTGCAGAACCTGCGCTTCGGCCTCATGACACCAACACAAGTATTTGAAAAG GTGAAGACCTCCGAGTTCTATCGTTACTCCCGTCAGCTGAGGCAGGAAGTGGACCAGGCACTCAACTACTTTCACTCGGTGAACGAGCAGCCGCTAGCCGAAACAAAGTCCAACCGGATCCGGTCTGTTCGGCCTCAAACGGCTGTCTTCAGAGGGATGATCGGCCACAGCATGGTGAACAGCAAGATCCTCCTGCTTCATCGGCCCAAGGTTTGGTGGGAGCTGGAAGGTCCGCAGGTTCCACTTCGGCCTGATTGCTTGGCAATTGTTAACAATTTTGCTTTCCTGTTGGGTGGTGAAGAGCTAGGGCCAGATGGAGAGTTTCACGCATCATCCAAGGTTTACCGCTATGATCCAAGGCAGAATTCCTGGCTCAGGATGGCAGACATGTCGGTCCCTCGGTCGGAATTTGCTGTCGGTGTGATCGGAAAGTTCATCTACGCTGTGGCAGGACGGACACGGGACGAGACGTTTTACTCCACAGAGCGCTATGACATTGCAGAGGATAAGTGGGAGTTTGTGGATCCATATCCAGTGAACAAATATGGCCATGAGGGCACGGTGTTGAATGGAAAACTCTATATCACCGGTGGTATCACGTCATCCTCCACCTccaaacaggtgtgtgtgtttgatcccGAGCGCGAGGGAGCATCTGAACACCGCACACGCCGCAATCCCATTCTTACCAACTGCTGGGAGAACAAATCTAAGATGAACTATGCACGCTGTTTCCACAAGATGATCTCCCACAATGGGAAACTTTACGTGTTCGGAGGGGTTTGTGTAATCCTGAGGGCGTCTTTCGAATCCCAAGGCTGCCCTTCAACGGAAGTGTACAATCCAGAAACGGACGAATGGACCATCCTCGCTTCTATGCCCATTGGGCGAAGTGGGCATGGCGTGGCAGTGCTAGACAAACAGATCATGGTGCTGGGTGGATTGTGCTACAACGGCCATTACAGCGACTCTATACTCACCTTTGATCCTGAGGAGAACAAGTGGAAGGAGGACGAGTATCCCAGAATGCCTTGCAAACTGGATGGCTTGCAGGTGTGCAGCTTGCACTTCCCTGAGTATGTCCTGGAACACATGAAGCGCTGCAGCTGA
- the klhl15 gene encoding kelch-like protein 15 isoform X1 translates to MSEGSRAPWSKRGCVESHRREQGKHKQRKCERPLSTLTAKPPTGPDASKRCLMAGDVEVYLSQVHDGSVSSGFRALYEERLLLDVTLLIEEHHFQAHKALLATQSDYFRVMFTADMRERDQDKIHMKGLTAAGFGHVLRFMYYGSLELSMPTVQEILQAAMYVQLTEAVEFCCSFLLAKICLENCAEVMRLLDDFSVAVEGVQERLDAFLLENFVPLMARPDFLSYLSLEKLVVCLSSERLCRFPEIELYEAVQAWLRHDRRRWRHTDAVVQNLRFGLMTPTQVFEKVKTSEFYRYSRQLRQEVDQALNYFHSVNEQPLAETKSNRIRSVRPQTAVFRGMIGHSMVNSKILLLHRPKVWWELEGPQVPLRPDCLAIVNNFAFLLGGEELGPDGEFHASSKVYRYDPRQNSWLRMADMSVPRSEFAVGVIGKFIYAVAGRTRDETFYSTERYDIAEDKWEFVDPYPVNKYGHEGTVLNGKLYITGGITSSSTSKQVCVFDPEREGASEHRTRRNPILTNCWENKSKMNYARCFHKMISHNGKLYVFGGVCVILRASFESQGCPSTEVYNPETDEWTILASMPIGRSGHGVAVLDKQIMVLGGLCYNGHYSDSILTFDPEENKWKEDEYPRMPCKLDGLQVCSLHFPEYVLEHMKRCS, encoded by the exons ATGTCAGAAGGATCCCGGGCTCCGTGGTCGAAGCGGGGTTGTGTGGAGTCGCATCGCCGAG AACAGGGGAAACACAAGCAAAGGAAATGTGAGCGTCCTCTCAGCACACTGACAGCGAAGCCGCCAACCGGCCCGGACGCCTCCAAAAG GTGCTTAATGGCTGGGGACGTTGAGGTGTACCTGTCACAGGTGCATGATGGGAGCGTGTCCTCAGGCTTCCGAGCCTTGTACGAGGAACGCCTCTTGCTGGATGTGACCCTCCTGATAGAAGAACATCACTTCCAGGCCCACAAAGCCCTGTTGGCCACACAGAGTGACTACTTCCGGGTCATGTTTACGGCAGACATGCGCGAGCGAGACCAGGACAAGATCCACATGAAGGGGCTGACAGCGGCTGGCTTCGGCCACGTCCTTCGCTTCATGTATTATGGCTCATTGGAACTCAGCATGCCGACAGTGCAGGAGATTCTGCAGGCGGCCATGTATGTGCAGCTCACCGAGGCTGTAGAGTTCTGCTGTTCTTTCCTTTTGGCCAAAATTTGCCTGGAAAACTGTGCCGAGGTCATGAGGCTGCTGGATGATTTCAGTGTGGCAGTGGAGGGAGTGCAGGAGCGGCTGGACGCCTTCCTGCTGGAGAACTTTGTGCCTCTGATGGCCAGGCCTGACTTCTTGTCCTACCTAAGCTTGGAGAAGCTGGTGGTGTGCCTGAGTAGTGAGAGGTTGTGTCGGTTCCCGGAGATCGAGCTGTATGAGGCTGTCCAGGCCTGGCTGAGACATGACCGCCGGCGCTGGAGACACACGGATGCTGTGGTGCAGAACCTGCGCTTCGGCCTCATGACACCAACACAAGTATTTGAAAAG GTGAAGACCTCCGAGTTCTATCGTTACTCCCGTCAGCTGAGGCAGGAAGTGGACCAGGCACTCAACTACTTTCACTCGGTGAACGAGCAGCCGCTAGCCGAAACAAAGTCCAACCGGATCCGGTCTGTTCGGCCTCAAACGGCTGTCTTCAGAGGGATGATCGGCCACAGCATGGTGAACAGCAAGATCCTCCTGCTTCATCGGCCCAAGGTTTGGTGGGAGCTGGAAGGTCCGCAGGTTCCACTTCGGCCTGATTGCTTGGCAATTGTTAACAATTTTGCTTTCCTGTTGGGTGGTGAAGAGCTAGGGCCAGATGGAGAGTTTCACGCATCATCCAAGGTTTACCGCTATGATCCAAGGCAGAATTCCTGGCTCAGGATGGCAGACATGTCGGTCCCTCGGTCGGAATTTGCTGTCGGTGTGATCGGAAAGTTCATCTACGCTGTGGCAGGACGGACACGGGACGAGACGTTTTACTCCACAGAGCGCTATGACATTGCAGAGGATAAGTGGGAGTTTGTGGATCCATATCCAGTGAACAAATATGGCCATGAGGGCACGGTGTTGAATGGAAAACTCTATATCACCGGTGGTATCACGTCATCCTCCACCTccaaacaggtgtgtgtgtttgatcccGAGCGCGAGGGAGCATCTGAACACCGCACACGCCGCAATCCCATTCTTACCAACTGCTGGGAGAACAAATCTAAGATGAACTATGCACGCTGTTTCCACAAGATGATCTCCCACAATGGGAAACTTTACGTGTTCGGAGGGGTTTGTGTAATCCTGAGGGCGTCTTTCGAATCCCAAGGCTGCCCTTCAACGGAAGTGTACAATCCAGAAACGGACGAATGGACCATCCTCGCTTCTATGCCCATTGGGCGAAGTGGGCATGGCGTGGCAGTGCTAGACAAACAGATCATGGTGCTGGGTGGATTGTGCTACAACGGCCATTACAGCGACTCTATACTCACCTTTGATCCTGAGGAGAACAAGTGGAAGGAGGACGAGTATCCCAGAATGCCTTGCAAACTGGATGGCTTGCAGGTGTGCAGCTTGCACTTCCCTGAGTATGTCCTGGAACACATGAAGCGCTGCAGCTGA